One Sediminibacillus dalangtanensis genomic region harbors:
- a CDS encoding helix-turn-helix domain-containing protein produces MDHSTQNPVITKYLTMKLENRNNEYYHPSFLLESQLLTAVAQGDIEKATHIMQSINKDRRPILAHTPHRSMKNSLICSCTLLTRAIINGGVDPETAFTLSDAYILEIERLDNLQALDQLEYVMLSHFIQTVNTEKKLPYGKVVNRAITYIQYHILQDLNLDLISKFCFVHPSYLSHLFKKEVGISIVKYINKKRITEAKYYLLHTTSSISEIALLFKFCNQSYFSSQFKLYEGVTPREFRNLHME; encoded by the coding sequence ATGGACCATTCGACCCAGAACCCGGTGATTACCAAATATCTGACAATGAAATTGGAAAACAGGAACAATGAATACTATCACCCTTCCTTTCTGCTGGAAAGTCAGCTGCTTACAGCTGTAGCCCAGGGAGATATCGAAAAAGCCACCCACATCATGCAAAGCATCAATAAAGATCGACGCCCCATACTTGCCCACACCCCGCATCGATCCATGAAAAACTCGTTGATATGCTCCTGTACGCTATTGACCAGGGCGATCATCAACGGCGGAGTTGATCCGGAAACAGCTTTCACGCTCAGCGATGCCTATATACTGGAAATAGAACGCCTGGATAATCTACAAGCGCTCGACCAGTTGGAATATGTAATGCTGTCCCATTTCATCCAAACCGTTAACACAGAAAAAAAACTGCCGTACGGGAAAGTGGTGAACCGGGCTATTACGTATATCCAATACCACATTCTTCAAGATTTAAACTTGGATTTGATCAGCAAATTCTGCTTTGTCCATCCAAGTTACCTGTCCCATCTTTTCAAAAAAGAAGTCGGCATTTCAATAGTGAAATACATCAATAAGAAGCGGATTACGGAGGCAAAATATTACCTGCTCCATACCACGAGCTCCATCTCGGAAATTGCCCTGCTGTTCAAATTCTGCAATCAAAGCTATTTTTCTTCCCAGTTCAAACTTTATGAAGGCGTCACTCCCCGGGAATTCCGCAATCTTCACATGGAGTAA